GGGTCGTAGTTGAAGCCGAAACGCTTGTGGCCCTTCACGGCCTCGATCGCGCGCTGGGCGCTGGCGATGTCGAAGGCGATTTCGGTCGGGTGCACCTCGAGGGCGAAGTTGGCGTTCTGCTTGTCGAATTCGGCGAGGATCGGGCCGAAGCGCTTGCCGAAGTCGGCGAAGCCGGCGTCCCAGTAGGCCTGCGAAGTCGGCGGGAAGGCGTAGATCGAGTGCCAGATGGAGGAGCCGGTGAAGCCGTTGACGACGACCGGGGCGCCCTTTTTGGCGCCGGGCTTGGCGTCGAAGAAGCGGCGCGCGGCCTTGGCGGTCAGCGCCATCTTCTTGGCGGCGCGCTTGCGCACGCCCTCGGGCTCGCCATCGCCCCACACATCGGGCGGGAGGATGGCCTTGTGCCGCTCGTCAATCAGGTCGCAAATGGCCTGGCCGACGAGGTGGCTCGAGATGGCAAAGCAGGTAAGGTTGTTGTCGAGCAGGACCTCCCACTTCTCCTTCAGGTATTTGTCGGACGTGGCGGCGGCATCCACGTCGAAGTGATCGCCCCAGCAGGCGAGTTCGAGGCCGTCGTAGCCGAGGCGCTTGGCCAACGGGGCCAGCTTGACGAGGGGCAGGTCGGCCCATTGGCCGGTGAACAGGGTGACAGAGCGAGGCATGGGATTACGATTTAAGAGTTACGATTGACGATATCAGAAATCGGACAACGCCCCGGTCGGGGCAGAACGAATGGTCAACGAAAGTAACAAGGATCAAGTAACAAGTATCAAGATGAGGTGCGGCTCATTTCTTGTTACTTGTTACCTGGCACTTGGCACTGCCAACGCGGCTCAATGGGCCGCGTTGGCAGCCGGCTTCTTCTTCAGCACGGCGATGAGCACGAAGATCACGGTCAGCGCGACGGGCAGGATGGCGACCTTGCCGAGGGCGTCGAGGCCGGCGGCGGCCTGGATCGCAGCGAGCGCGTCACCCGTGGGGGCCGCACCAGCCGGGGTGCGCTCGGCGATGCCGGCGTCATACCACTTGCCGATGATCGGGAGCACGAAGCTCACAGAAAACATGCCCGCGCCGCCGATGATGGCCATGCCGAGAGCGCCGGTCTTCGGGTAGTTTTCGGCGACGTAACCGACCATGGTGGGCCAGAAGAAGCACACGCCGAAGGCGAAGACCGTGGCGGCCACGAAGAGCATATTGCCGGTCGAGTGGCTCATCGCGTAGAGACCAAGAGTCGAGAGGATGGCGCTCATCACCAGCATGCCGATGGGCGAGAGCTTGTGGACGAAGGGACCGGCAAACATGCGGCCGACGGCCATCAGGCCGTTGATCCACACCAGCACGAGGATGCCCGAGACGCCGGCATGCGAGAGAATGTTCGGAATCCATTGGCCGGAACCGAGCTCGGTGGAGGCGGTGAGGAGCATGCAGCCGACCATGAG
This DNA window, taken from Oleiharenicola lentus, encodes the following:
- a CDS encoding sugar phosphate isomerase/epimerase family protein translates to MPRSVTLFTGQWADLPLVKLAPLAKRLGYDGLELACWGDHFDVDAAATSDKYLKEKWEVLLDNNLTCFAISSHLVGQAICDLIDERHKAILPPDVWGDGEPEGVRKRAAKKMALTAKAARRFFDAKPGAKKGAPVVVNGFTGSSIWHSIYAFPPTSQAYWDAGFADFGKRFGPILAEFDKQNANFALEVHPTEIAFDIASAQRAIEAVKGHKRFGFNYDPSHLGYQGVDYVKFIRTFGSRIFHAHMKDVWWGHGDGTVGVFGGHTTFGNPGRFWDFRSVGRGDINFEEIIVALNDINYAGPLSVEWEDIRMDREHGAAESCAFLRKLDFARSQIAFDAAFDKENQ